AACACACAGGAGACAAGATCGAAATCAGTGTGTTTGCGAGAAATCCTCATGGCACAACCTCAACGTCCTGCACGTGAGCAACTTGCATCGGCATTCAGTTTCGCCGGTGCAAATTGCAGGTTAGTGGCTTGCGGAGGCAAACGCTTCGTACGCCTTTGCATCCATAAGACCGTCAAGCTGTGCGGCATCCACATTCTCCAGCTTGAAGAACCACCCCTCTTCATGAGGGCTTTGATTTACCAATTCCGGAGCCGAGTCAAGGGCAGTGTTTACGGCACACACGCGTCCACCAACCGGAGCGTATACGTCGCTGGCGGCTTTCACGGACTCGACGGCGGCCGTGGCCGCGCCCTGCTCGACCGTCTTACCGACGCTCGGCAGTTCGACATAAGTGACATCACCCAATTGCTCGGCGGCAAAGGCCGTAATGCCGACGACATACGTGTCGCCATCGGCCCGGATCCATTCGTGGTCGCGTGTGTATTTTGCATTCTCAGGATACATAGTTCGTGCTCCAGTCCCGTGCTACTTTCTGCAAGTTCCCTGACGATAGAAAGGCAATTCGGCGGTTTCGATCGACAACCCTTTTGGTCCGGCCGTTAAAGTCCGTCCGGCTACTGCGTATGCAGGCTTCAGGTAGGCGAGGCCGATTCCACAGCCGACACTTGGCCCAAAGGTACCGCTCGTGACAACACCTACGCGCGCATCGCCGTCCTGCACCTCAAACTCATGCCGGGGAGACCGGCGGTCACCTGTGCGAATCGCCGTCAGACGGTCATATCCCCCCGCGTTCTTTTGAGCTTCGAGGGCCTGCTTGCCGACGAACTCCGTGTTCCACGCGATGAACGTGTCCAGCGACGCCTCAAGGGGCGTGCGCGACTCGTCGAAATCCTGCCCCGACAGTGAATACCCCATCTCGGTGCGGAGCGTGTCGCGCGCGCCCAGTCCCGCGGGCGCGACACCTTCGTGCGAGAGGAGGCGGCGCCACACATCCACGGCAATATCTGCTGGCACAAATAGCTCAAACCCCATCTCTCCGGTATAGCCGGTGCGGGAAAGCACAATCTCCGATCCTTGCCAATGAGTACGGCGCGCTTCGAAGTATTTCAACTCCGCCGCTTCGGGAAGTTCGCGTACAAGAATATCGCGGGCGATGGGTCCTTGAATGTCGATCTTGGCCGTGCTTGCGGAAACGTCGCGACAGCCGGCGTGTGCGCCACAGATGCGGCCCGATACCGCCTCCAGCGGACCGGCATTGGTCACCACATACAACTCATCGTCGGCAA
This window of the Candidatus Hydrogenedentota bacterium genome carries:
- the gcvT gene encoding glycine cleavage system aminomethyltransferase GcvT, whose product is MQRTPLYDEHLALGGKVVDFHGWALPVQFAGIVQEHTHTRTQASLFDCSHMGEFVVKGVDAIRAYAGLITSDLDALRVGRARYGLMLNDKGGIIDDIVTIRLADDELYVVTNAGPLEAVSGRICGAHAGCRDVSASTAKIDIQGPIARDILVRELPEAAELKYFEARRTHWQGSEIVLSRTGYTGEMGFELFVPADIAVDVWRRLLSHEGVAPAGLGARDTLRTEMGYSLSGQDFDESRTPLEASLDTFIAWNTEFVGKQALEAQKNAGGYDRLTAIRTGDRRSPRHEFEVQDGDARVGVVTSGTFGPSVGCGIGLAYLKPAYAVAGRTLTAGPKGLSIETAELPFYRQGTCRK
- the gcvH gene encoding glycine cleavage system protein GcvH → MYPENAKYTRDHEWIRADGDTYVVGITAFAAEQLGDVTYVELPSVGKTVEQGAATAAVESVKAASDVYAPVGGRVCAVNTALDSAPELVNQSPHEEGWFFKLENVDAAQLDGLMDAKAYEAFASASH